In Nostoc sp. CENA543, a single genomic region encodes these proteins:
- the folD gene encoding bifunctional methylenetetrahydrofolate dehydrogenase/methenyltetrahydrofolate cyclohydrolase FolD: METKIAQTLDGKALAEKIQAELADQIKELQTEIGRPPGLAVLMVGDNPASAAYVRNKEKSCAKVGIASFGKHFPKETTQEELEAVIAALNEDEQVDGILVQLPLPEHLDSVKLLHQIAPDKDADGLHPVNLGRLVREEAGLRSCTPAGVMRLLAEYHIPLAGKNAVVIGRSILVGKPMALMLLAADATVTVAHSRSQDLPSITKNADILVVAAGIPGLITADMVKPGAVVVDVGINRITDHSGKSRLVGDVEFAAIANVASYLTPVPGGVGPMTVALLLENTFVSYLKAAKEKGILIDK, translated from the coding sequence ATGGAAACCAAAATTGCCCAAACTTTAGACGGAAAAGCTTTAGCGGAAAAAATCCAAGCAGAATTAGCTGACCAAATTAAGGAATTACAAACTGAAATCGGTCGTCCTCCAGGGTTAGCAGTGCTGATGGTGGGAGATAACCCAGCTTCTGCGGCTTATGTGCGAAATAAGGAAAAATCTTGCGCTAAGGTGGGTATTGCTTCTTTTGGTAAGCATTTCCCCAAAGAAACCACCCAAGAAGAGTTAGAAGCGGTGATTGCTGCACTCAATGAAGATGAACAAGTTGATGGTATTCTTGTGCAGTTACCTCTACCAGAACATTTAGATTCTGTCAAGTTATTGCATCAAATTGCCCCAGATAAAGACGCTGACGGACTGCATCCAGTGAATTTAGGGCGACTAGTGAGAGAAGAAGCAGGGTTACGCAGTTGCACCCCCGCAGGAGTAATGCGGTTATTGGCAGAATATCACATCCCCTTAGCTGGAAAAAATGCCGTAGTTATAGGACGCAGCATTTTAGTAGGTAAACCTATGGCCTTGATGCTCTTGGCAGCTGATGCTACGGTGACTGTAGCTCACTCGCGATCGCAAGACCTCCCCAGTATCACCAAAAACGCTGACATTCTCGTTGTAGCCGCAGGTATCCCCGGATTAATTACTGCTGACATGGTGAAACCTGGTGCTGTTGTGGTAGATGTGGGGATAAATCGCATCACTGATCATAGCGGCAAAAGTCGCTTAGTTGGTGATGTGGAATTTGCCGCGATCGCTAATGTCGCGTCCTATCTCACTCCCGTTCCTGGCGGTGTCGGCCCCATGACCGTAGCTCTGCTGTTAGAAAATACATTCGTCAGCTATTTGAAAGCAGCAAAGGAGAAAGGAATCTTAATTGATAAATGA
- the crtE gene encoding geranylgeranyl diphosphate synthase CrtE → MVAADNLQKMPETASFNLAAYLQERKKLCEAALDESLPVVYPEKIYESMRYSLLAGGKRLRPILCLATCEMIGGTIEMAMPTACAVEMIHTMSLIHDDLPAMDNDDYRRGRLTNHKVYGEDIAILSGDGLLAYAFELVALRTPESVARERVLQVIVHLGRASGAAGLVGGQVVDLESEGKSDIPLETLNFIHNHKTAALLEACVVCGGILAGASPEDVQRLSRYAQNIGLAFQIIDDILDITSTQEQLGKTAGKDLVAQKVTYPSLWGIEKSRAKAQELIESACAELEPFGESAQPLKALAQFITSRNH, encoded by the coding sequence ATGGTAGCAGCTGATAACCTTCAGAAGATGCCAGAAACAGCCTCATTTAACCTAGCCGCTTATCTACAAGAACGCAAAAAACTTTGTGAAGCTGCTCTAGATGAGTCTCTTCCTGTGGTTTATCCAGAAAAAATTTATGAATCAATGCGCTACTCGCTATTAGCTGGAGGTAAGCGTCTGCGTCCCATTCTGTGCCTAGCTACCTGCGAAATGATAGGCGGGACAATTGAAATGGCTATGCCTACAGCTTGTGCAGTCGAAATGATTCATACCATGTCATTGATTCATGATGACCTGCCAGCAATGGATAATGACGATTACCGTCGTGGCAGACTCACCAATCACAAAGTTTATGGTGAAGACATTGCCATTCTATCTGGCGATGGCTTACTGGCTTATGCTTTTGAATTGGTTGCCCTTCGCACACCTGAAAGTGTAGCCAGAGAAAGGGTATTACAGGTAATTGTCCATCTAGGGCGAGCATCAGGGGCTGCTGGCTTAGTTGGTGGACAAGTAGTAGATTTAGAATCTGAAGGTAAATCTGATATTCCCTTAGAAACCCTCAACTTCATCCATAACCACAAAACAGCAGCCCTGCTAGAAGCCTGCGTTGTCTGTGGTGGAATTCTCGCTGGCGCATCACCAGAAGATGTGCAAAGACTCTCACGCTACGCCCAAAATATCGGACTAGCATTCCAAATTATTGATGATATTCTCGATATCACTTCTACCCAAGAGCAATTAGGTAAAACCGCAGGTAAAGACCTTGTAGCCCAAAAAGTTACTTATCCTAGTCTGTGGGGTATCGAAAAATCCCGTGCCAAAGCCCAAGAATTGATTGAATCAGCCTGTGCAGAACTAGAACCATTTGGGGAATCAGCACAGCCACTCAAAGCTCTGGCTCAGTTTATCACCAGCCGCAATCATTAA
- a CDS encoding divergent PAP2 family protein, with translation MQDIGEILDNRVLLVALVACFLAQALKLVIELVQHRKLNVRVLVTTGGMPSAHSALVTALATGVGQTLGWASPDFALATVFAIIVMYDAAGVRQAAGKQARILNQMIDELFHEKPDFSQDRLKELLGHTPVQVIAGSALGITISLLARSLLVINR, from the coding sequence ATGCAGGACATAGGCGAAATTTTAGACAACCGGGTGCTACTGGTTGCCCTAGTAGCTTGTTTTTTAGCTCAAGCATTGAAGTTAGTAATTGAGCTAGTTCAACACCGCAAACTGAATGTCCGCGTTTTAGTAACGACTGGAGGTATGCCCAGCGCGCATTCAGCCTTGGTGACAGCTTTGGCAACCGGTGTAGGACAAACCCTGGGTTGGGCATCGCCTGACTTTGCCTTAGCCACAGTTTTTGCCATTATTGTCATGTATGATGCCGCAGGGGTGCGTCAAGCCGCAGGCAAACAAGCCCGCATCCTCAATCAAATGATTGATGAACTCTTCCATGAAAAACCAGACTTCAGCCAAGACCGCCTCAAAGAATTGCTAGGACACACACCTGTACAAGTCATAGCAGGTTCAGCTCTAGGCATCACAATTTCTTTATTGGCTAGGTCTTTATTAGTGATTAATCGGTAG
- a CDS encoding MgPME-cyclase complex family protein: protein MQTYYYVLASRRFLLQEEPMEEVLKERTRHYHEQEKEIDFWLVAQPAFLEAPEMADIKAKCPQPAAAIISTNSQFITWLKLRLEYVITGEFQAPSATIPNPLASLAPVS, encoded by the coding sequence ATGCAAACATACTATTACGTTTTAGCTAGCCGACGCTTTTTGTTACAAGAGGAGCCGATGGAGGAAGTGCTGAAAGAACGCACCCGCCACTACCACGAACAAGAAAAAGAAATTGATTTTTGGTTGGTAGCACAACCTGCTTTTTTAGAAGCACCGGAGATGGCTGATATCAAGGCTAAATGTCCTCAACCCGCAGCTGCGATTATTTCTACCAATTCCCAATTTATTACTTGGCTCAAACTCCGCTTAGAATACGTAATTACCGGAGAATTCCAAGCTCCTTCTGCAACAATACCCAATCCATTAGCATCTTTAGCTCCTGTATCTTGA
- a CDS encoding SnoaL-like polyketide cyclase, with the protein MSATQSNELPLWVQDRDSVIAESTNVEWRYGTAPDYTRSKENLAKESTRNHLEGSLEAIVQNLVRTFEMEVSFKTNPQQWLSVVNDQFRITTNGGQEFTAADVSAQGTYNIFMGDSDHYKASEESFETSAKLFHTTFPQGFPWEVLEVYSGPPTVTFKWRHWGHFKGAYKDYAPTGETVEIIGLSVAHVTDDLRIISLEHYFDNTLFLEKLTAGGKVSTEAAAKSCPFSSWFKKSPKS; encoded by the coding sequence ATGAGCGCAACACAATCTAACGAACTGCCGCTTTGGGTACAAGACAGAGATAGCGTTATTGCTGAAAGTACGAATGTTGAGTGGCGTTACGGTACTGCGCCAGACTATACTCGTTCTAAGGAGAATCTAGCGAAAGAGAGTACACGTAACCATCTTGAAGGTTCGCTAGAGGCGATCGTGCAGAATTTGGTGAGAACCTTTGAGATGGAGGTATCTTTCAAAACCAACCCGCAGCAGTGGTTGTCAGTTGTAAATGATCAGTTTCGCATCACTACTAATGGGGGTCAGGAGTTCACCGCCGCAGATGTATCCGCCCAAGGGACTTACAACATATTTATGGGTGATTCAGACCATTACAAGGCTTCTGAAGAAAGCTTTGAAACATCTGCTAAACTCTTTCACACGACATTTCCCCAAGGTTTCCCCTGGGAAGTGCTAGAAGTTTACTCTGGCCCCCCAACAGTAACCTTCAAGTGGCGACACTGGGGACATTTCAAAGGTGCGTATAAAGATTACGCGCCAACTGGCGAAACAGTAGAAATTATCGGCTTGAGTGTGGCTCATGTCACCGATGATTTGAGAATCATCTCTTTGGAACATTACTTTGACAACACGCTGTTTTTAGAAAAATTAACAGCAGGCGGTAAAGTCTCTACAGAAGCCGCAGCAAAAAGTTGTCCCTTTAGTTCTTGGTTCAAGAAATCCCCCAAGAGTTAG
- a CDS encoding pyridoxine 5'-phosphate synthase codes for MPTLGVNIDHIATIRQARRTVEPDPVAAAVLAELAGADGITVHLREDRRHIQDRDVRLLRQTVRTHLNLEMAATEEMLGIALDIKPDYVTLVPEKREEVTTEGGLDIVGQIARIGDIVDKLQGAGIPVSLFIDAEPAQIEASVKVQAKFIELHTGRYAEASDETSCRQELTLLAQGCSQAIQAGLRVNAGHGLTYWNVYPVAALPGMEELNIGHTIISRAALVGMERAVREMKQAIRGE; via the coding sequence TTGCCTACACTGGGTGTAAACATAGACCATATAGCCACTATTCGCCAAGCGCGGCGGACGGTAGAACCAGATCCGGTGGCGGCGGCGGTATTAGCCGAATTAGCTGGTGCAGATGGAATTACAGTGCATTTGCGGGAAGATAGACGGCACATTCAAGACAGGGATGTCCGCTTACTGCGTCAGACAGTACGGACGCACTTGAACTTGGAAATGGCTGCTACAGAAGAAATGTTGGGAATTGCCCTTGACATTAAACCCGATTATGTGACTTTGGTACCGGAAAAGCGGGAAGAAGTAACTACAGAAGGAGGTTTAGATATAGTCGGGCAAATTGCTAGAATAGGTGATATCGTCGATAAATTGCAGGGTGCTGGCATTCCTGTTAGCTTGTTTATTGATGCCGAACCTGCACAAATAGAGGCTTCTGTCAAGGTGCAAGCAAAGTTTATTGAACTGCACACTGGTAGATATGCAGAAGCCAGCGACGAAACCAGTTGTCGTCAAGAACTAACCTTGTTAGCTCAAGGATGTTCACAAGCTATTCAAGCGGGTTTGCGCGTCAATGCTGGTCATGGTTTGACTTATTGGAATGTATATCCTGTGGCTGCATTGCCTGGTATGGAAGAGCTAAACATAGGTCATACCATTATTAGCCGGGCTGCCTTAGTCGGTATGGAAAGAGCCGTCCGAGAAATGAAACAAGCGATACGAGGAGAGTAA
- a CDS encoding hybrid sensor histidine kinase/response regulator codes for MAELWTYLFNGGPFVPHGHCYLWNTELVWLHLISDTIIATAYYSIPTTLFYFVRKRQDLPFHWIFLLFSGFIVACGTTHILEVWTIWHPTYWLSGFVKALTAGISLLTAIELIPLVPKALALPSPAQLEQANQQLQTEIRERLLIEAELRRYQNQLEELVAQRTNEITKTNEQLHQEIAERQRLLEVVRQSEERYRYLADAIPQLVWTANAQGECDYFNQNWCNYTGLTLEESLGTGWVAALHPDDVQKTYDVWTNAVRNSTIYENEYRFKRAVDGSYRWQLARGLPLKDKQGYVVKWFGTCTDIHEQKQILEQRAHLLELEQAARAKAETANRIKDEFLAVLSHELRTPLNSILGWSKLLQSQKLNQARTSQALATIERNAILQVQLIEDLLDVSRILQGKLVLNITRVNLQAVVSAALETMRLAAETKMIQIVTVFDADIQSIRGDAARLQQVVWNLLSNAVKFSPQGGQVEVRLEQINGLAQITVSDQGRGISPDFLPYVFDYFRQADSSSTRKFGGLGLGLAIVRKIVEIHGGTVTAASPGEEQGATFTVRLPLLVEDDWNTTGDKNYLSLSKSLSSQLVGIKVLVVDDDLDSRDFLAYILEQEGAEVRVAASAWEALQILAQSPLDLLVSDISMPDMDGYMMIREIRTWVEQENGTIPAIALTAFARQYDQEQALAAGFQIHLPKPIHAEELITAVTRLIVK; via the coding sequence ATGGCAGAATTGTGGACTTATTTGTTTAATGGTGGGCCATTCGTTCCCCACGGACACTGTTATTTATGGAATACAGAATTAGTTTGGTTACATTTAATTTCAGACACAATAATTGCCACAGCTTATTATTCTATTCCTACAACACTTTTTTATTTTGTTCGTAAGCGGCAAGATTTACCTTTTCATTGGATATTCTTATTATTTAGCGGGTTTATTGTCGCTTGCGGTACGACTCACATTTTAGAAGTTTGGACAATTTGGCATCCTACTTATTGGTTATCAGGATTTGTCAAGGCTTTGACAGCTGGTATTTCTTTACTGACAGCCATAGAACTCATCCCTCTAGTACCCAAGGCTTTAGCACTGCCTAGTCCGGCTCAATTAGAACAGGCTAACCAACAATTACAAACAGAAATTAGGGAACGTTTACTAATAGAAGCAGAACTCAGAAGATATCAAAATCAATTAGAAGAATTGGTGGCACAACGTACCAATGAAATTACTAAAACCAACGAGCAATTACATCAAGAAATTGCCGAACGTCAACGTCTTTTAGAAGTTGTTAGACAGAGTGAAGAACGTTATCGTTATTTAGCCGATGCGATTCCGCAACTGGTGTGGACTGCTAACGCTCAGGGAGAGTGTGATTATTTTAATCAAAATTGGTGTAATTACACTGGCTTAACATTAGAGGAGTCATTGGGTACAGGCTGGGTAGCAGCTTTACATCCAGATGATGTACAAAAAACCTATGATGTCTGGACTAATGCTGTCAGGAACAGCACTATTTACGAAAATGAGTATCGGTTTAAACGGGCTGTAGATGGTTCTTATCGTTGGCAATTAGCGCGAGGCTTACCACTAAAAGACAAACAAGGTTATGTAGTTAAGTGGTTCGGTACTTGTACAGATATCCATGAACAAAAACAAATACTAGAACAACGAGCGCATTTACTGGAATTAGAGCAAGCAGCACGAGCCAAGGCGGAAACAGCAAATCGCATCAAAGATGAATTTCTTGCAGTTCTTTCCCATGAGTTACGCACACCCTTAAATTCAATTTTGGGTTGGTCTAAATTGTTGCAAAGTCAAAAGCTCAATCAAGCCAGAACATCCCAAGCACTAGCTACCATTGAACGCAACGCGATATTGCAGGTGCAACTTATAGAAGATTTACTAGATGTCTCTAGAATTTTGCAAGGTAAACTAGTGCTGAATATTACAAGAGTGAACTTGCAGGCTGTAGTTTCGGCTGCACTAGAAACCATGCGTCTAGCAGCAGAAACAAAGATGATTCAGATAGTAACAGTCTTTGATGCAGATATTCAGTCAATTAGGGGTGATGCGGCTCGTTTGCAACAGGTAGTCTGGAATTTACTTTCCAATGCTGTAAAATTTTCCCCCCAAGGAGGGCAAGTAGAGGTAAGGTTAGAACAAATCAATGGACTAGCTCAGATTACTGTTAGTGATCAAGGTAGGGGAATCAGTCCTGATTTTTTACCCTATGTTTTTGATTATTTTCGGCAAGCAGATAGCAGTTCTACCAGGAAGTTTGGTGGCTTAGGGCTAGGACTAGCAATTGTCCGTAAAATTGTAGAGATTCATGGGGGTACAGTCACAGCCGCTAGTCCTGGTGAGGAACAAGGGGCAACATTTACAGTTAGACTACCACTGCTTGTGGAAGATGACTGGAATACTACAGGTGATAAAAATTACCTTTCATTATCAAAATCTCTGTCTTCACAACTAGTTGGGATCAAAGTTTTAGTGGTTGATGATGACCTGGATTCCAGAGATTTCTTAGCCTACATTCTAGAACAAGAAGGGGCTGAGGTGAGAGTAGCCGCTTCTGCGTGGGAAGCTTTACAAATCTTAGCTCAGTCCCCATTAGATTTGTTAGTCAGTGATATCAGTATGCCTGACATGGATGGCTATATGATGATTCGAGAAATCAGAACTTGGGTAGAACAGGAGAATGGAACAATTCCCGCGATCGCTCTGACTGCCTTTGCTAGACAATACGATCAAGAACAAGCCCTAGCAGCTGGCTTTCAGATTCATTTACCTAAACCTATTCACGCTGAAGAATTAATTACCGCCGTGACTAGGTTGATTGTGAAATGA